Proteins co-encoded in one Trueperella abortisuis genomic window:
- the rpsT gene encoding 30S ribosomal protein S20 — translation MANIKSQIKRNKTNEKRRLRNKAVKTEVRTLVRKTREAAAAGNAEEAQEALRVASRKLDKAVSKGVIHRNQAANRKSKLAKLVAKIDG, via the coding sequence GTGGCAAACATCAAGTCCCAGATCAAGCGAAACAAGACTAACGAGAAGCGCCGTCTTCGGAACAAGGCCGTCAAGACCGAGGTTCGTACCCTCGTTCGAAAGACGCGCGAGGCCGCCGCTGCTGGCAACGCCGAGGAGGCCCAGGAGGCACTCCGCGTCGCCTCCCGCAAGCTCGACAAGGCTGTTTCCAAGGGTGTTATCCACCGCAACCAGGCGGCGAACCGCAAGTCGAAGCTCGCCAAGCTTGTTGCGAAGATCGACGGCTAA